From a region of the Trichocoleus desertorum ATA4-8-CV12 genome:
- the mazG gene encoding nucleoside triphosphate pyrophosphohydrolase, whose protein sequence is MTHPEGQVPPASPSIVTLSALQQLIEVVAKLRSPDGGCPWDLAQTPQTLIPYVIEEAYETVDAIRSGDQKAIAEELGDLLLQVVLQAQIASEEGQFSLAEVVQGISEKLIRRHPHVFGDVEVASVEEVRQNWEQIKDQEKVAAAQPPLLSHKLSNYARSLPPLMAAMKISQKAAGAGFEWDSIEGVWGKFHEELAEFQEALQTDDKAHQESELGDLLFTIVNLARWQGLDPAEALQGTNRRFIQRFVQVESVCDRPLTDYSLEELEALWQQAKAKLAQTNS, encoded by the coding sequence ATGACACACCCAGAGGGACAAGTTCCGCCAGCTTCTCCTAGCATCGTTACCCTAAGTGCCCTACAACAACTGATCGAGGTGGTTGCCAAATTGCGATCGCCTGATGGGGGTTGCCCTTGGGACTTAGCCCAAACGCCTCAAACGCTGATTCCTTATGTGATTGAGGAAGCCTACGAAACTGTAGATGCCATTCGCAGCGGCGATCAAAAGGCGATCGCGGAAGAACTCGGAGATCTCCTATTACAGGTAGTGCTGCAAGCGCAGATTGCCAGCGAGGAAGGGCAATTTAGCTTGGCTGAAGTCGTTCAAGGGATTAGCGAAAAGTTAATTCGTCGTCATCCCCATGTCTTTGGTGATGTAGAAGTTGCCAGTGTGGAAGAGGTACGGCAGAACTGGGAGCAAATTAAAGATCAAGAAAAAGTAGCCGCCGCTCAGCCACCCCTCCTCAGCCACAAACTCAGCAACTACGCCCGCAGCTTACCCCCGCTGATGGCTGCGATGAAAATCTCTCAGAAAGCAGCGGGCGCGGGATTTGAGTGGGACAGTATTGAGGGGGTATGGGGTAAATTTCACGAAGAACTGGCCGAGTTTCAAGAAGCTCTACAAACAGATGACAAAGCTCATCAAGAGTCGGAACTGGGCGACTTGTTGTTCACAATCGTCAACCTTGCTCGTTGGCAGGGGTTAGATCCAGCGGAAGCGCTGCAAGGCACCAATCGTCGTTTCATTCAGCGGTTTGTGCAAGTGGAGTCAGTCTGCGATCGCCCTTTAACCGACTACAGCTTGGAAGAATTGGAAGCTCTGTGGCAACAGGCAAAAGCGAAGTTAGCCCAAACGAATTCATGA
- a CDS encoding metal-binding protein, with amino-acid sequence MPSGRTHDRITLWSLPLVAGLTYGQTRSSSLTLIVAGGFLFGGLMFGPDLDIYSRQYQRWGWLRWIWLPYRKMMRHRSFWSHGPVVGTMLRLLYLATWLSAGSLVGVAIAAGFGYPIPDWTTATHVTQQLVLQYSPEVMALCLGLELGALSHSCSDWLSSTYKSTHKRYKNQGWKGLFAVKPKKRQRKSPAHAKSQSRIIPPKRQPKNYID; translated from the coding sequence ATGCCCTCTGGTCGAACTCACGATCGCATCACCCTCTGGAGCTTGCCGCTAGTAGCAGGGCTGACCTATGGACAAACTCGCAGTAGTAGCCTCACCTTAATCGTGGCAGGTGGGTTTTTGTTTGGAGGCCTGATGTTTGGTCCTGATCTCGATATTTATTCTCGCCAATATCAACGGTGGGGTTGGCTCCGATGGATTTGGCTACCCTATCGCAAAATGATGCGCCATCGCTCCTTTTGGTCTCACGGGCCAGTAGTGGGCACAATGCTACGCCTACTTTATTTGGCGACTTGGTTGAGTGCTGGGAGTTTAGTTGGCGTGGCGATCGCAGCTGGTTTTGGCTACCCCATCCCCGACTGGACTACGGCAACTCATGTTACTCAACAGTTGGTTTTGCAGTATAGCCCCGAAGTGATGGCACTGTGCTTGGGCTTGGAACTGGGGGCGCTGAGTCATTCCTGTAGCGATTGGCTGAGTTCCACTTACAAATCGACTCACAAACGCTACAAAAATCAGGGTTGGAAAGGGCTGTTTGCCGTTAAGCCTAAAAAGCGCCAACGAAAATCACCTGCTCACGCTAAATCCCAGTCGAGGATTATACCCCCGAAACGGCAACCGAAAAACTACATTGATTAA
- a CDS encoding M48 family metalloprotease — translation MSSQSGALQAGIDALKQGRYSEAINLLETFCRSNSLTESKELLQAQMWLVKAYPRAGQPEKAIALCRQLALHENPQVHTWAQQTLQKLSTPSPAQPASSTTRATAPDSPPAATGKLNRAAKAGAKLAMSGIGSSLALASGVTISLLFGMVFVLALSLVFILGSDQPGVGLAIALASTLVFNLLAFFISPWFMDLIQGWFYGTRWVSLPEVARYSPEAARVIQQVCAQKKLKQPRLGIINDENPTAFTYGSLPNSARLVVSQGLFTYLDDEEVATVYAHELGHIVHWDFAVMTVAATLVQITYLIYSFARRMSRGGGDNKLKDAMGAAAIAAYIFYLIGTYLVLYLSRTREYFADHFAAETTGNPNALSRALVKIAYGILEEGQRAKEPSKLIEGTRALGIYDPKAASSVGTAYRVASSPDKIGRVFLWDMFNPWGWLMELSSTHPLTGKRVRALSTYAEQLGLETEFDMARVVAESRTLNKNKLYGNFALDLLLYGAEFIGLAVGLLIGLVLMSLAGWKVLVSLSLLGLGLGILVKMLVTFPDFSRAQATDVMSLMSDPYASPLRGRPVKLSGELIGRGDAGYKFGSDLKLQDPTGMMYVHYASRFGPFGNFMFGANQVQGLLGSQVSAVGWFRRSIMPWVDLAQLKTVGGKTVDSYHRFWQCVMGAGAIIAAIVVPVVF, via the coding sequence ATGTCATCCCAATCGGGAGCGCTCCAGGCTGGAATAGACGCTCTAAAACAAGGGCGCTACTCGGAAGCCATCAACTTATTAGAAACTTTCTGTCGCAGTAATTCTTTGACGGAATCGAAAGAACTATTGCAAGCTCAGATGTGGTTAGTGAAAGCATACCCACGGGCGGGGCAGCCTGAGAAAGCGATCGCGCTTTGCCGTCAGTTAGCGCTACACGAAAACCCCCAAGTTCACACTTGGGCGCAGCAAACTCTCCAGAAACTTTCCACCCCGTCGCCTGCTCAACCTGCGAGTTCAACCACGCGGGCGACTGCGCCAGATTCTCCGCCTGCCGCGACTGGCAAACTGAACCGAGCAGCTAAGGCAGGAGCCAAGCTAGCGATGTCTGGTATTGGTAGCAGCTTAGCGCTGGCTTCGGGAGTAACGATCTCCTTGCTGTTTGGCATGGTGTTTGTCTTGGCCTTGAGTCTGGTGTTTATTCTAGGTAGCGATCAGCCGGGAGTTGGCTTGGCGATCGCGCTTGCATCCACCCTCGTTTTTAATCTGCTGGCTTTCTTTATTTCGCCTTGGTTCATGGACTTGATCCAAGGTTGGTTCTACGGCACTCGTTGGGTCTCTCTGCCAGAGGTAGCTCGCTACAGCCCAGAAGCTGCGCGGGTAATTCAACAAGTTTGTGCCCAGAAAAAACTGAAGCAACCTCGCCTTGGGATTATCAACGACGAAAACCCCACTGCGTTCACCTACGGCTCCCTACCCAACAGTGCCCGCTTAGTCGTCAGCCAAGGCTTGTTTACCTACCTAGACGATGAAGAAGTTGCGACGGTCTATGCCCACGAACTAGGGCACATTGTCCATTGGGACTTTGCGGTGATGACCGTTGCCGCTACCTTGGTGCAGATTACCTATCTGATTTATAGCTTTGCCCGTCGTATGAGCCGTGGGGGTGGCGACAACAAATTAAAAGATGCGATGGGAGCTGCCGCGATCGCTGCCTATATCTTCTACCTGATTGGCACCTATCTCGTTTTGTATCTCTCTCGCACCCGAGAATACTTTGCCGACCACTTCGCGGCTGAAACTACAGGCAATCCCAACGCGCTCTCTCGGGCTTTGGTCAAAATCGCTTACGGCATTTTAGAAGAAGGCCAAAGAGCCAAGGAACCCAGCAAACTAATCGAAGGCACACGGGCACTAGGGATTTACGACCCGAAAGCGGCTAGCTCAGTCGGCACTGCTTACCGAGTTGCCTCCTCCCCAGATAAAATTGGTCGCGTCTTTCTGTGGGATATGTTCAATCCTTGGGGCTGGTTGATGGAGTTGAGTTCTACTCACCCACTGACAGGTAAACGAGTCCGAGCCTTGAGCACCTATGCCGAACAGTTAGGTTTAGAAACTGAGTTTGATATGGCGCGGGTGGTCGCTGAGAGCCGCACGCTCAACAAAAACAAGCTCTACGGCAACTTTGCTCTTGACCTATTGTTGTACGGTGCTGAGTTTATTGGCTTGGCCGTCGGTCTTCTAATTGGCTTGGTGTTAATGTCGCTGGCTGGCTGGAAGGTTTTAGTCTCTCTCAGCTTGCTCGGTTTGGGCTTGGGTATCTTGGTCAAGATGCTGGTGACCTTCCCAGATTTCAGCCGAGCCCAAGCCACTGATGTGATGAGCTTGATGTCTGACCCTTATGCCAGCCCCCTCCGAGGTCGCCCGGTGAAACTTAGCGGGGAGCTGATTGGTCGGGGGGATGCGGGTTATAAATTTGGCTCTGATCTGAAGCTGCAAGATCCCACAGGCATGATGTATGTCCACTACGCCTCTCGTTTTGGGCCTTTCGGCAACTTCATGTTTGGGGCCAACCAAGTGCAAGGATTGCTGGGTTCGCAAGTCAGCGCTGTAGGCTGGTTCCGTCGCAGCATTATGCCCTGGGTAGACTTAGCCCAACTCAAGACAGTGGGTGGCAAAACGGTCGATAGCTACCACCGCTTCTGGCAGTGTGTCATGGGAGCGGGAGCCATTATTGCTGCCATCGTCGTGCCAGTCGTGTTCTAG